One genomic segment of Fusibacter sp. A1 includes these proteins:
- a CDS encoding alanine/ornithine racemase family PLP-dependent enzyme yields MNTESYPQLRIDLGKLKDNAQSIASTCADSGITVSGVVKGCGGMLEVCQAMLDGGCESLGSSRIDQLKEIKKYDGRIETLLLRLPMQSEIDEVITYADCSLNSDKETLALLNQSCKRKNTRHKVVLMADLGDLREGIWYLDDLVELAMFVEFELERIDLHGVGTNLGCYGSIKPTKEKMMELSDRADAIEMAIGRPLDIVSGGATSSYPLVLNQEMPPKINHLRIGENILLGRDLKDYFGISMPEVHSDAFQLYGQIIEIQTKPSYPVGELFIDAFGNKPEYVDKGFRIRAIVAIGKQDFGDHEKLIPLNKEIDLVGSSSDHLIVDLTDDQQHYKTGDVLVFNMYYQPMLHLCANAEISKVFISPE; encoded by the coding sequence ATGAATACAGAGAGCTATCCACAATTAAGAATAGATTTAGGTAAACTGAAGGATAATGCACAAAGTATCGCGTCAACGTGCGCGGACAGCGGTATCACGGTGTCCGGAGTAGTCAAGGGCTGCGGTGGAATGCTCGAGGTCTGTCAGGCGATGCTTGATGGCGGTTGCGAAAGCTTGGGAAGTTCTCGAATAGATCAATTAAAAGAGATAAAAAAGTACGATGGGCGCATTGAGACATTGCTGTTAAGGCTGCCGATGCAGTCTGAAATCGACGAGGTGATCACCTATGCGGACTGCAGTCTGAATTCGGACAAAGAAACCCTGGCGCTGCTCAATCAATCATGCAAACGAAAAAACACCAGGCATAAAGTGGTTCTGATGGCTGATCTGGGAGACTTGAGAGAAGGAATCTGGTATCTTGATGACCTGGTCGAGCTGGCGATGTTTGTAGAGTTCGAGCTGGAGCGGATAGATCTACACGGTGTTGGTACCAATTTGGGATGTTACGGATCCATTAAACCTACAAAGGAAAAGATGATGGAGCTTTCTGATAGAGCCGATGCCATTGAAATGGCCATAGGAAGACCGCTAGACATTGTTTCGGGCGGGGCGACATCATCTTACCCCTTGGTTTTAAACCAAGAAATGCCTCCAAAAATCAACCACCTGAGAATCGGTGAGAATATCCTGCTTGGTCGCGACTTAAAGGATTACTTTGGTATTTCGATGCCCGAGGTTCATTCAGACGCTTTTCAGCTTTATGGACAAATCATCGAAATTCAGACCAAACCGTCTTATCCTGTCGGCGAACTATTTATCGATGCGTTCGGAAACAAGCCTGAATATGTCGATAAGGGCTTCAGAATTCGTGCGATTGTCGCTATCGGAAAACAGGATTTTGGCGATCATGAAAAGCTGATCCCCCTCAATAAGGAGATCGACTTGGTGGGGAGCAGCAGCGACCATCTGATAGTCGATCTGACTGATGACCAGCAGCACTATAAGACAGGCGATGTCCTGGTCTTCAACATGTACTATCAGCCGATGTTGCACTTGTGTGCGAACGCTGAGATAAGTAAAGTATTTATAAGCCCTGAGTGA